The following are encoded together in the Adhaeribacter arboris genome:
- a CDS encoding GNAT family N-acetyltransferase has translation MPSPLITYRTGNDLNLNEMIALYEASTLGERRPIQDRARMQAMLQHANLVITAWADAQLVGIARAFSDFAFVTYLSDLAVHRDFQKQGIGKELIKQTQLAGGPHAKIVLLAAPAAEHYYPRIGFTHHPQAWMLNGDAEIK, from the coding sequence ATGCCAAGCCCATTAATTACTTACCGAACCGGAAACGATCTGAATTTAAACGAAATGATTGCTCTATACGAAGCGTCCACACTAGGCGAGCGTCGTCCCATTCAGGACCGGGCCCGGATGCAGGCCATGCTGCAACATGCCAATCTGGTAATTACAGCTTGGGCCGATGCGCAATTAGTAGGTATTGCGCGAGCCTTCTCCGATTTTGCTTTTGTTACGTATCTTTCTGATTTAGCCGTGCACCGCGATTTTCAAAAACAAGGTATTGGTAAAGAACTGATTAAGCAAACGCAACTGGCGGGCGGGCCACACGCCAAAATTGTTTTATTGGCGGCTCCAGCGGCCGAACACTACTACCCGCGTATTGGGTTTACCCATCATCCGCAAGCATGGATGCTAAATGGCGATGCGGAAATTAAATAA
- the uvrB gene encoding excinuclease ABC subunit UvrB produces MDFKLTSEFKPTGDQPKAIAQLVEGVRNGEPAQVLLGATGTGKTFTVANVIQEVQKPTLVLCHNKTLAAQLYGEFKQFFPKNAVEYFISYYDYYQPEAYIASSNTFIEKDLAINEEIEKLRLHCTSSLLSGRRDIIVVASVSCIYGIGNPEEFGKNVIYLQPGRKFSRNQLLYQFVQILYSRTEAEFTRGTFRVKGDTVDIFPAYADYAYRIYFFGDEIESIRRIEPASGKMIAEEEQIALYPANLFVTGQDVMQQAIREIQFDLVAQHEYFLKESRDEEAKRIKERTEFDLEMIRELGYCSGIENYSRYFDRRTPGARPFCLLDYFPNDYLMVIDESHVTTPQVRAMWGGDRSRKTALVEWGFRLPSAMDNRPLTFNEFESMIGQTIYVSATPGDYELQKSGGVIVEQIIRPTGLLDPEIEVRPSVNQVDDLLDEIDERIKMGDRILVTTLTKRMAEELSKYMEKLNIKVKYIHSEIKSLDRVEILRELRLGHIDVLIGVNLLREGLDLPEVSLVAVLDADKEGFLRDQRSLIQTTGRAARNSQGKVIMYADRMTGSMQRTIDETNRRRAVQMAYNEAHGITPTTVRKSKEEIFEQTTVADSRPIPKVYAGPAEVSIAAEPVVQYMKREELEKLIKKTEKQMEAAAKELDFLQAAKYRDELAELRKLLKSKRD; encoded by the coding sequence ATGGATTTTAAACTAACTTCTGAATTTAAACCTACTGGCGATCAACCCAAAGCTATTGCGCAATTAGTGGAAGGCGTAAGAAACGGTGAACCGGCGCAGGTATTGTTAGGCGCAACTGGTACCGGGAAAACCTTTACCGTAGCCAATGTTATTCAAGAGGTGCAAAAGCCAACCTTGGTATTATGCCACAATAAAACGCTCGCGGCACAGCTCTACGGGGAGTTTAAACAGTTTTTTCCTAAAAATGCCGTTGAGTATTTTATATCGTATTACGATTACTACCAGCCCGAGGCGTACATTGCTTCTTCTAATACTTTTATCGAGAAAGACTTAGCCATTAATGAAGAAATTGAAAAACTGCGGTTGCATTGCACTTCGTCTTTATTGTCGGGGCGGCGCGATATAATTGTAGTAGCTTCTGTATCCTGCATTTACGGTATTGGTAATCCCGAAGAATTTGGAAAAAACGTAATTTACCTTCAACCGGGCCGCAAGTTTAGCCGCAACCAGTTGCTGTACCAATTTGTCCAGATTTTATATAGCCGTACCGAGGCGGAATTTACCCGGGGCACTTTCCGGGTAAAAGGGGATACTGTGGATATTTTTCCGGCTTATGCCGATTATGCTTACCGGATTTATTTTTTCGGGGATGAAATCGAGTCTATCCGACGCATCGAACCAGCCTCTGGTAAAATGATTGCCGAAGAAGAGCAAATAGCCTTGTATCCGGCTAATTTATTCGTGACCGGGCAAGACGTAATGCAACAGGCAATTCGCGAAATTCAGTTCGATTTAGTGGCGCAGCACGAATATTTTTTAAAAGAAAGCCGCGACGAAGAAGCCAAACGAATTAAAGAACGTACTGAGTTTGACTTGGAAATGATCCGGGAGCTAGGGTATTGTTCGGGTATCGAGAACTATTCCCGTTATTTCGATCGACGCACACCGGGGGCACGTCCGTTCTGTTTATTAGATTATTTTCCGAACGATTACCTGATGGTAATCGATGAGAGTCACGTTACTACCCCCCAGGTGCGAGCCATGTGGGGCGGCGACCGTTCCCGTAAAACCGCCTTGGTTGAATGGGGGTTCCGGTTACCTTCGGCGATGGATAACCGCCCGCTTACATTTAACGAGTTTGAGTCAATGATAGGCCAGACTATATATGTGAGCGCCACGCCCGGCGATTATGAACTGCAAAAATCCGGGGGCGTTATCGTAGAGCAAATTATCCGGCCAACTGGTCTGTTAGATCCCGAAATTGAAGTAAGACCTAGCGTGAACCAGGTAGATGATTTACTCGACGAGATAGACGAGCGTATTAAAATGGGTGATCGTATACTGGTTACTACCCTCACCAAACGCATGGCCGAGGAGCTTTCTAAGTACATGGAGAAACTAAATATTAAAGTAAAATACATCCATTCCGAAATAAAATCTTTGGATAGGGTAGAGATTTTGCGGGAATTGCGCTTGGGACATATAGATGTATTAATTGGGGTAAACTTGCTCCGTGAAGGTCTGGATTTGCCGGAAGTATCATTAGTAGCCGTGCTGGATGCCGACAAAGAAGGCTTCCTGCGCGATCAACGCTCGCTGATTCAAACTACCGGCCGGGCCGCCCGGAATAGCCAAGGCAAAGTAATTATGTACGCCGACCGTATGACGGGTTCCATGCAGCGCACGATAGACGAAACTAACCGGCGGAGAGCCGTGCAAATGGCTTACAACGAAGCCCATGGCATTACACCTACCACGGTACGGAAATCAAAAGAAGAAATATTTGAACAAACCACCGTGGCCGATTCCCGGCCTATTCCGAAAGTATACGCTGGTCCAGCCGAGGTATCTATTGCGGCCGAACCAGTGGTGCAATACATGAAGCGCGAAGAACTCGAAAAGCTCATTAAGAAAACGGAAAAGCAAATGGAAGCCGCCGCCAAAGAACTCGACTTTCTGCAAGCCGCCAAATACCGCGATGAGCTAGCCGAATTACGCAAGCTGCTGAAAAGTAAAAGGGATTAA
- a CDS encoding SH3 domain-containing protein: MKKNLLYLLSFYLLSGCTYSLSPSSYELSSNFRPILETFTAGRSGVSLRKIPNTFAPVFKSIRVGDTIFVYGRLNYDWYVVRRNGKKYFAPFKNIYQFRTIVTSANTHQLIPDSSTLHLIHIPLLAE; encoded by the coding sequence ATGAAAAAAAATTTACTTTACCTGTTATCCTTTTATTTACTCTCCGGCTGCACGTATTCTCTTTCTCCTTCTTCTTATGAATTAAGCAGTAATTTCCGACCTATTCTGGAAACCTTCACGGCTGGCAGAAGCGGAGTATCTCTGAGAAAAATTCCGAATACGTTTGCTCCGGTATTTAAAAGTATTCGTGTTGGCGATACCATTTTTGTATACGGCCGCTTAAATTACGACTGGTACGTAGTGCGCAGAAATGGAAAAAAATATTTCGCTCCCTTTAAAAATATATACCAGTTCCGGACCATAGTAACTAGCGCGAACACGCACCAACTTATCCCTGATTCATCTACGCTGCACCTTATTCATATTCCGCTCTTGGCGGAATGA
- a CDS encoding magnesium citrate secondary transporter, protein MQILRNPVFIIAAVTFWITYTLEYFNIFTLPFVHHYLDDLLAMPVILTLVVAVQRQWVYRTPRYILSKFQVMFAVVYVSFWFEVILPAFSVKYTRDAWDIIAYSLGALIFYRFINQRQSLPSRSQP, encoded by the coding sequence ATGCAAATTTTACGAAATCCAGTTTTTATCATTGCGGCAGTAACATTCTGGATAACGTATACGCTAGAGTATTTTAATATTTTTACCTTGCCTTTCGTTCATCATTATCTCGATGATTTATTAGCTATGCCGGTAATTTTAACGCTGGTAGTGGCGGTACAACGGCAGTGGGTTTACCGGACCCCACGGTATATTCTCTCAAAATTTCAGGTGATGTTTGCGGTAGTGTATGTAAGTTTTTGGTTTGAAGTAATCCTGCCGGCTTTCTCGGTAAAATATACCCGCGATGCCTGGGATATTATAGCGTATAGTTTAGGTGCGTTAATATTTTACCGGTTCATTAATCAGCGGCAATCATTACCTTCGCGGTCGCAACCTTAA
- a CDS encoding GNAT family N-acetyltransferase: MKPTATLRRATADDINLLATIGQQSFIEAFGDANTPENMAAFLIKGFAPEIIANELANSSTEFYLAEIADEAAGYVKMEFPAPDSRVPFQNALKISRLYLLRQFLGLGLGDQLMHFSLEKAKLLGCEAVWLTVWEHNPRAISFYQKWGFYQVGTEDFILGDDVQLDYLLVKPM; the protein is encoded by the coding sequence TTGAAACCAACTGCTACCCTTCGCCGCGCCACTGCGGACGATATAAATTTACTGGCAACTATTGGCCAACAATCTTTTATCGAAGCTTTCGGGGACGCTAACACTCCCGAAAATATGGCGGCATTTTTAATTAAAGGGTTTGCGCCCGAAATAATTGCGAATGAGCTAGCAAACTCCAGTACCGAGTTTTACCTAGCCGAAATAGCTGACGAAGCTGCCGGTTACGTGAAAATGGAATTTCCGGCACCGGATTCCCGAGTACCTTTTCAAAACGCCTTAAAAATCAGCCGCTTGTATTTGCTTCGTCAATTTTTGGGCTTGGGTTTGGGCGACCAACTGATGCATTTCAGCCTTGAAAAAGCAAAACTGTTGGGCTGCGAGGCCGTGTGGCTCACCGTATGGGAACATAATCCCAGGGCGATTTCTTTTTACCAGAAATGGGGATTTTACCAGGTAGGCACCGAAGACTTTATTTTAGGCGATGATGTACAATTAGACTACCTGCTGGTAAAGCCCATGTAA